One stretch of Candidatus Angelobacter sp. DNA includes these proteins:
- a CDS encoding tetratricopeptide repeat protein, which translates to MLIVFLVAVLLAGCATSRHFSGPDLPPRFHPSSEFLESAETGDAEAQCKLGWLYLADHDYTEAAKWLLKSGNVNSTGAAGRLLVEGRGVPQDVPRGIQHLRLGAEFPDVGGNEECALDLALIYEKGKLVPRDVGEAYYFLAICVAKCSEVDGTLEKRSQLIAHQRTVGTRLTADQRKIQDARLRKWLNDLKAGSCRSLGELDSETPNVSVYLDDEDEVSFTASRPTTLLGSQDVALTHLGKKLKELEVPENATIRVYASVDLTPTLRAKLHKALVNERFRFSNHEFFYRAE; encoded by the coding sequence ATGCTTATCGTTTTTCTTGTCGCTGTGCTACTGGCCGGCTGCGCCACTAGTCGTCACTTCAGCGGACCTGACTTACCGCCTCGATTCCACCCCTCTTCGGAATTCCTTGAATCAGCAGAGACAGGAGACGCAGAAGCTCAATGCAAACTGGGATGGTTGTATCTGGCCGACCACGACTACACCGAGGCAGCCAAATGGCTTCTCAAGTCGGGCAATGTCAATTCCACAGGCGCGGCTGGACGATTGCTCGTTGAGGGGCGGGGCGTTCCCCAGGATGTGCCGCGAGGCATCCAACACCTGCGACTCGGAGCGGAATTTCCCGATGTCGGCGGAAACGAGGAATGCGCGCTTGATCTGGCGCTGATATACGAAAAAGGAAAACTCGTCCCCCGCGACGTTGGTGAGGCCTACTATTTTCTCGCGATCTGTGTCGCGAAATGCTCCGAGGTGGATGGGACCTTGGAGAAACGGTCGCAACTGATCGCACACCAAAGAACTGTCGGAACGCGATTGACTGCGGACCAGAGGAAGATCCAGGACGCTCGACTTCGCAAATGGCTGAATGATCTGAAAGCCGGATCATGCAGGTCGCTGGGAGAGCTGGACTCGGAAACGCCGAACGTTTCAGTTTATCTGGATGACGAGGACGAAGTGAGCTTCACGGCCTCTCGCCCGACAACACTTCTCGGAAGCCAGGACGTCGCGTTGACGCACCTCGGAAAAAAGTTGAAGGAACTCGAAGTGCCGGAAAATGCAACCATCCGCGTTTACGCGAGTGTTGACTTGACTCCGACACTACGGGCCAAGCTTCACAAAGCATTGGTGAACGAGCGATTCAGGTTTTCCAACCATGAATTTTTCTATCGTGCGGAATAG